The following proteins are co-located in the Canis lupus dingo isolate Sandy chromosome 31, ASM325472v2, whole genome shotgun sequence genome:
- the LOC118353003 gene encoding collagen alpha-1(I) chain-like, whose protein sequence is MDVELGTVSLGHSGFAILDQCAVPWGGAARFRAGSGLWARKGPLQRGRTGFGALGLRLCRARGAAGRSPATRISASFQFPGTSGGNQGAEGVQVTLRGCRDFPETKKRTGHSLSSCPAPCAPKIKAHAGSPAPGRRRQVGLEAALAERPDPEGPRAPPAPTSERETRGSESRPRGAIVGPRGPGSCAPRGPGGAAPSSPPRALGPARPGGSRRREDAPAALALPTPGLTHVQPRAPLTCGARPALPAPRASSSASASSASRGARLPRPCTPRLSL, encoded by the exons ATGGATGTGGAGTTGGGCACAGTCTCGCTCGG GCATTCGGGCTTTGCAATTCTGGACCAATGCGCTGTGCCCTGGGGAGGCGCAGCCCGCTTCAGGGCGGGCTCAGGGCTCTGGGCACGCAAGGGCCCTCTGCAGAGAGGACGCACGGGCTTTGGGGCGCTTGGACTCCGCTTGTGCAGGGCCCGTGGGGCCGCGGGCAGGTCGCCCGCCACCAG AATCTCAGCGAGTTTCCAGTTTCCCGGAACCTCCGGAGGGAACCAAGGAGCAGAAGGAGTTCAGGTAACACTCCGGGGCTGCAGAGATTTTCCCGAAACAAAGAAAAGGACAGGCCACTCTCTAtcctcctgccccgccccctgcgcccccaaGATAAAGGCGCACGCGGGCTCCCCAGCTCCGGGGCGCAGAAGGCAGGTGGGCCTGGAGGCGGCTCTGGCCGAGAGGCCCGACCCCGAGGGGCCCCGAGCACCCCCTGCTCCCACCAGTGAGCGAGAGACTCGGGGCAGCGAGTCCCGGCCGCGCGGAGCGATCGTGGGGCCCCGGGGACCTGGGAGCTGCGCACCGAGGGGTCCCGGGGGCGCCGCGCCCTCCAGCCCCCCCAGGGCgctcggcccggcccggcccggaggGTCCCGCCGGCGGGAGGACGCACCTGCTGCGCTGGCGCTGCCCACACCTGGCCTCACTCACGTCCAGCCGCGCGCGCCGCTCACCTGCGGGGCTCGGCCGGCGCTCCCCGCCCCTCGCGCTtcctcctccgcctccgcctcctccgcctcccgCGGCGCTCGTCTTCCTCGGCCCTGCACTCCCCGGCTCTCGCTTTAA